A stretch of DNA from Bacillota bacterium:
CCGTTGCGGGACCCGTTCTCTCGCGGCGCGGTATGGGGGTTGACCCTTTCACACAGCAAAGGGCACCTGGTAAGGGCGGTATATGAGTCTTTGGCGTTCGGAACGCGCCACATTTTCGACACATGGTCTCGTGCCGGTTTTTCCGTGGACCATGTTTGCGTGTCCGGTGGGGGGACCAGAAGCCGGGTATGGCTTCAGACTCTTGCGGCGGTCTGCAAGAGTCCGATCCACGTCCCGCGCGACTCGCAGGCGGGGTGTCTTGGGTGTGCAATATGCGCGGCGGTGGCTGCAGGCGAGTACGGTTCCATAACCGAAGCCGCTCGCGAAATGGTTCATGTCGCGTCCACAGTGGAGCCCGACCCCGCCGCCTTTGAAGATTACGATTTCTACTACGACAAGTACCTGCGTACGTACGAAGCGCTGCGTGCGCTGATGCACGAGGTGGCCAACAAGCAGATGTCCGGCCGGACAGAGTAAAGCGCAGGGGGAAGGTCAAGCAACGTAGCGAGAGGAGGGGTGATAGGGACTGGGCAACGGTCCAGGAGCACGATCCAGTCAACTGCGACAGAGTTCCAGCGCCGGACTTTGGAGTCCGCAACGAAAGGAGTATTGGTAATGCGTGCAGCCCGAGCTTTGAAGAGATCACTGTTGTGTGCGGTCGTTGGCATTCTCGTCTTTGGGATGTTCGCCGGAGTGTCCACGGTCTCGGCCAAACCCCGCTACGTGCTGGGGTTCTCTCAGGTGGTCATGAACTGCCCGTACTACCTCGCGCTTTACCAGGGTGCCATGGACACTGCCGCGAAGCTGAACGTGGAAGTGATATGGCTCAACGCTGACAACATCGTGGCCAGGCAGATCTCCGATATTGAGGACCTCGTGACCCGGAAGGTCGACGGCCTGCTCGTCAACCCTGTCACGCCGACTGCTCTTGAGTCCGCGATCAACAAAGTTCTCGCGGCCAAGATCCCCATTGTGACCGTTGACCGCGAACTTGCCAAGGGACACACTGCCTACGTTGGCATCGACCAGTGGAAAGCCGGTGAGCTGGCTGGGGATTTCATCGGCAAGACCCTCGGTGGCAAGGGTAAGGTTATCGAGATTGCCGGTGACCCGGGGGACTCTGCGGGCAAAGGTCGTGGAGGCGGGTTCAGGAAGGTCCTGAGCGAGAAATATCCAGGTATCAAGATCGTAGGCCCGTGGATCGCTCATTACAACACCGCTGAAGGCATGGCCAGGATGGAGGAGGCCCTTGCGGCCAACCCCGACGTCAAGTTGGTTTACTGCCACAACGACGCGATGGCGCTTGGCGCAATGAAGACCCTCAAGGCTGCGGGGCGTACAGACGTTTTGATCGTCGGAATCGACGGCCAGCGTCAGGCCTACGAGGAAATCAAGAAAGGCGGCCCATATCTCGCTACCGTGATCAATAACTCGTACGAGATCGCCAGTCGGGCCGTGGAGATCATGGTGGATATACTCGACGGCAAGAAGGTGCCTGAGAAGACCATCACCGGCACGATTCTTGTGACCAAGGAGAACGTCGACAAGTACTACGATCCCGACAGCGTGTTCTGAGGCTGTCCTGCGAAAAGCGGCCCGGGGGCAGACCACGGTGGTCTGTCCCCGGGAGGCCGCCATCGCGTGGCCTGTCCCTCAGGAACAAATCCGGAATGCAGCAAACGAGCGGCAAGGTGGTGAACTCCGTGAGGCGTTCCCTTGCGAATGGTCCTCATACGCCGGGCGCGGGATACCGCCTGGGGGTCACGCAGTTTTTGGTAGATTACAACCTGTACCTGATTCTGGGCATCCTTCTAATTGTATCCTCACTTGTATCCAAGCAGTTCTTCACAGCGAATAACTTGATGAACCTCCTCCTCCGGTCGAGTTTCAATGGGCTGATCAGCCTGGGGATGACCTTCGTTATTCTGACCGGCTGTACGGACCTCTCTGTCGGGTCTACTTTCGCATTTGCCGGCGTCTTTCTTGCAACTCTGCAGAGGGGCTACTACTTCAGGTTCATGCCCCAACTCACCCATGCCTTCGAGCAGGCGGGCGAACTCAACCCTATCCTCCCGCTTCCGGCCGCGCTGGCTTTGACCGTTGCTGTGGGCGGAGTGATTGGCCTCGTAAATGGCTTGCTAGTGACCAAAGCGAGGATACCAGCGTTTGCTGCAACACTTGGCACAATGGTGGCAGTGCGCGGTTTGGCTTTCACATATGCTGGCGGGTTCCCGATTCCAGGGCTCACGGATGGAGTCAAGTGGCTTGGGGCAGGCCAGGTTGGGCTAGTGCCGGTGCCAGTGATCGTGTGGGCGATAGGGATCCTGGTTAGCTGGACGACTCTCAAGTACACGGTCTTTGGGCGACGGGTGTATGCCGTTGGAGGAGGAGAGCGGGCGGCTCGGCTTTCCGGGATCGACGTGGACCGGACGAAGATTACTGTATTCGTGGTTTCGGGGATGCTTGCGGCCCTGTC
This window harbors:
- a CDS encoding substrate-binding domain-containing protein; this encodes MRAARALKRSLLCAVVGILVFGMFAGVSTVSAKPRYVLGFSQVVMNCPYYLALYQGAMDTAAKLNVEVIWLNADNIVARQISDIEDLVTRKVDGLLVNPVTPTALESAINKVLAAKIPIVTVDRELAKGHTAYVGIDQWKAGELAGDFIGKTLGGKGKVIEIAGDPGDSAGKGRGGGFRKVLSEKYPGIKIVGPWIAHYNTAEGMARMEEALAANPDVKLVYCHNDAMALGAMKTLKAAGRTDVLIVGIDGQRQAYEEIKKGGPYLATVINNSYEIASRAVEIMVDILDGKKVPEKTITGTILVTKENVDKYYDPDSVF
- a CDS encoding ABC transporter permease; the protein is MRRSLANGPHTPGAGYRLGVTQFLVDYNLYLILGILLIVSSLVSKQFFTANNLMNLLLRSSFNGLISLGMTFVILTGCTDLSVGSTFAFAGVFLATLQRGYYFRFMPQLTHAFEQAGELNPILPLPAALALTVAVGGVIGLVNGLLVTKARIPAFAATLGTMVAVRGLAFTYAGGFPIPGLTDGVKWLGAGQVGLVPVPVIVWAIGILVSWTTLKYTVFGRRVYAVGGGERAARLSGIDVDRTKITVFVVSGMLAALSGAIMAGRMNAAEPREGAGYELDAIAAVVIGGTLLSGGKGGVLGTVAGAIVLGLISNILNLANVAPYPQQIAKGLIILGSVVMQRFVGRK